A single genomic interval of Bacillus smithii harbors:
- the nagE gene encoding N-acetylglucosamine-specific PTS transporter subunit IIBC, with protein sequence MLSFLQKIGKSLMLPIAVLPAAGLLLRLGQPDLLNIPFIAEAGNAFFGSMAIDPAHDPGATFSNLALLFAIGVAIGFAQDSNGAAALAGAIGYMVLVFTTHAINNTINMGVLGGIIAGISAGMLYNKYHDIKLPTWFAFFGGRRFIPIVTAVSAVILGLLFGYIWPYVQDGIDSLAHWIIGAGAVGVAAYGFLNRLLIPLGLHHIINTLIWFDFGSFTDAKGNVFHGDITRFLHGDPKAGIFTAGFFPIMMFGLPGACLAMIVAAKKERRKKVAALLVGMALTAFVTGVTEPIEFSFMFISPFLYVVHALLTASSLAVTYMLGIHDSFSFSASLIDYLLNFGIAQKPVLLLLVGAVYFVVYFIVFYFVIKWRDLKTPGREDEEDTAEEQGGLSVDDKYMRMSVGFLEGLGGKENITNIDNCATRLRLEVRDSDAIDEQRIKRSGARGVMKTSKTSVQIIVGPDVEFAAEALKKLAAMERPHESLIEPSEKTADNDQRSADIGKTFDTHSFAAPLSGTLMEMTKVPDQVFSQKMMGDGFAIDPAEGKIAAPFNGTILSVFPTKHAIALKREDGLEVLIHLGIDTVQLKGEGFTVFVKEGDKVVQGQEIAFMDIQAIKEKVPSIITPVVFTNLAEGQKVVLRKQGPIQRGDALFLEIQ encoded by the coding sequence ATGCTCAGTTTTTTGCAAAAAATCGGTAAATCATTGATGCTTCCTATAGCAGTGCTTCCGGCGGCCGGTTTATTATTGCGTCTTGGTCAACCGGATTTGTTGAATATTCCTTTTATTGCCGAGGCTGGTAATGCATTTTTCGGAAGCATGGCCATTGACCCCGCTCATGATCCGGGAGCGACTTTTAGCAATTTGGCTTTGCTTTTTGCCATTGGGGTTGCCATCGGCTTTGCGCAAGACAGCAACGGAGCTGCAGCCTTGGCTGGCGCCATAGGCTATATGGTGCTGGTGTTTACTACCCATGCCATTAATAACACGATCAATATGGGAGTATTGGGTGGAATTATCGCCGGTATTTCTGCCGGAATGCTCTACAATAAGTACCATGATATAAAATTGCCGACTTGGTTTGCCTTTTTTGGCGGTCGCCGCTTTATACCGATTGTAACGGCTGTTTCAGCCGTGATTCTTGGGCTCCTTTTTGGTTACATATGGCCTTATGTTCAAGATGGAATCGATTCTCTTGCTCATTGGATTATCGGTGCAGGAGCAGTCGGTGTTGCGGCTTACGGATTTTTAAACCGGTTGTTAATTCCGTTAGGCTTGCATCATATTATTAACACATTGATTTGGTTTGATTTCGGCTCCTTTACAGACGCGAAAGGAAATGTTTTCCACGGTGATATCACCCGATTTTTACACGGGGATCCAAAAGCCGGAATCTTTACGGCCGGATTCTTCCCTATTATGATGTTTGGCTTGCCGGGCGCTTGTTTGGCGATGATTGTCGCTGCCAAAAAGGAACGCCGCAAAAAAGTCGCTGCCTTGTTGGTGGGAATGGCATTGACGGCATTTGTGACGGGTGTTACCGAACCGATCGAATTTTCATTTATGTTTATATCGCCGTTTCTCTATGTCGTTCACGCTCTATTAACGGCTTCTTCTTTGGCAGTTACTTATATGCTGGGGATTCACGATTCTTTTAGCTTTTCAGCAAGCTTAATTGATTATCTTCTCAATTTCGGAATTGCCCAAAAACCTGTTTTGCTCTTGCTCGTGGGAGCAGTTTATTTCGTCGTTTATTTTATTGTCTTCTACTTCGTGATCAAATGGCGTGATTTAAAAACTCCGGGGCGTGAAGATGAGGAAGATACGGCGGAAGAGCAAGGCGGATTGTCTGTTGACGATAAGTATATGAGAATGTCCGTGGGCTTTTTAGAAGGATTGGGAGGAAAAGAAAATATCACTAACATCGACAACTGTGCTACCAGATTGCGCCTGGAAGTCCGCGACAGCGACGCAATTGATGAACAACGGATTAAGCGTTCGGGTGCTCGCGGTGTAATGAAAACGAGCAAAACCAGTGTGCAAATTATCGTCGGACCAGATGTGGAATTTGCTGCGGAGGCGTTGAAAAAGCTGGCTGCCATGGAACGGCCTCATGAATCTTTGATCGAGCCGTCGGAAAAGACTGCTGATAACGATCAACGCTCAGCAGACATAGGTAAAACATTTGACACACATTCATTTGCTGCTCCGTTATCAGGAACATTGATGGAGATGACAAAAGTGCCTGATCAAGTCTTTTCACAAAAGATGATGGGAGACGGATTTGCGATTGATCCGGCAGAGGGCAAAATAGCTGCCCCGTTTAACGGCACGATTCTATCGGTATTTCCGACCAAGCATGCGATTGCTTTAAAGAGAGAAGATGGATTGGAAGTGTTGATTCATTTAGGAATTGATACGGTTCAATTAAAAGGAGAAGGGTTTACGGTGTTCGTAAAGGAAGGGGACAAGGTGGTTCAAGGTCAAGAAATTGCTTTTATGGACATCCAAGCTATAAAAGAAAAAGTGCCTTCCATCATTACCCCGGTGGTCTTTACGAACTTAGCGGAAGGACAAAAAGTCGTACTGCGGAAACAAGGACCAATTCAGCGGGGAGATGCTCTTTTCTTAGAAATTCAATAG
- the uvrB gene encoding excinuclease ABC subunit UvrB, with protein sequence MENRFELVSKYRPQGDQPKAIQQLVKGIREGKKHQTLLGATGTGKTFTISNVIKEVNKPTLVIAHNKTLAGQLYSEFKEFFPNNAVEYFVSYYDYYQPEAYVPQTDTYIEKDSSINDEIDKLRHSATSALFERRDVIIIASVSCIYGLGSPEEYRDLVVSLRVGMEMERDHLLRRLVDIQYERNDINFQRGTFRVRGDVVEIFPASRDEHCIRVEFFGDEIDRIREVNALTGEILGEREHVAIFPASHFVTREEKMKMAIRNIEIELEERLNELRDQGKLLEAQRLEQRTRYDLEMMREMGFCSGIENYSRHLALRPPGSTPYTLLDYFPDDFLIVVDESHVTLPQIRGMFNGDRARKQVLVDHGFRLPSALDNRPLTFEEFEKHINQIVYVSATPGPYEMEHCPEMVEQIIRPTGLLDPTIDVRPIEGQIDDLLAEIQERTKRNERVLVTTLTKKMAEDLTDYLKEVGIKVQYLHSEVKTLERIEIVRDLRLGKFDVLVGINLLREGLDIPEVSLVAILDADKEGFLRSERSLIQTIGRAARNANGHVIMYADHITDSMEKAISETKRRRAIQEAYNKEHGIIPKTIQKGIRDVIRATYAAEEKETYEKSPKKKLSAEEKNRLIASLETEMKEAAKALDFERAAQLRDAILELKAEG encoded by the coding sequence GTGGAAAATCGCTTCGAACTTGTTTCGAAATATCGTCCGCAAGGCGATCAGCCGAAAGCCATTCAACAGCTGGTAAAAGGAATACGGGAAGGAAAGAAGCATCAAACGCTTCTTGGTGCAACAGGAACAGGCAAAACGTTCACGATTTCGAATGTAATTAAAGAAGTGAATAAACCGACATTGGTCATCGCTCATAATAAAACGTTAGCCGGACAATTATACAGTGAGTTTAAAGAATTTTTCCCGAATAATGCAGTGGAATATTTCGTTAGTTATTACGACTATTATCAACCGGAAGCGTATGTACCGCAGACGGATACGTATATAGAAAAAGATTCCAGCATCAATGATGAAATTGACAAATTGCGGCACTCTGCTACTTCCGCTCTGTTTGAACGGCGAGATGTCATTATCATTGCCAGCGTCTCCTGCATCTACGGTTTAGGTTCGCCGGAAGAATACCGGGATTTAGTCGTGTCTTTGCGTGTCGGTATGGAGATGGAGCGGGACCACCTTCTCCGTCGACTTGTGGATATCCAATACGAGCGCAATGACATTAACTTTCAGCGTGGGACCTTTCGTGTACGCGGCGATGTAGTCGAAATATTCCCCGCTTCCCGGGATGAGCACTGTATCCGAGTTGAGTTTTTTGGAGATGAAATCGACCGCATCCGCGAAGTCAATGCACTGACAGGAGAAATTCTTGGTGAACGGGAACATGTGGCTATCTTCCCTGCTTCTCACTTCGTCACGAGAGAAGAAAAAATGAAGATGGCCATTCGCAATATTGAAATCGAACTGGAAGAACGTTTAAACGAGCTGAGAGACCAAGGAAAATTGCTGGAAGCGCAAAGACTGGAGCAGCGAACTCGATATGATTTGGAAATGATGAGAGAGATGGGGTTTTGCTCCGGAATCGAAAACTATTCCCGCCATTTGGCGTTAAGACCGCCGGGCTCCACTCCTTATACGCTTCTTGATTATTTTCCGGATGATTTTTTAATCGTGGTCGATGAATCGCATGTGACATTACCGCAAATTCGTGGAATGTTCAACGGGGATAGAGCAAGAAAGCAAGTCCTGGTGGATCACGGTTTCCGGCTGCCGTCTGCTTTGGACAACCGTCCTTTAACGTTTGAAGAGTTTGAGAAGCATATTAACCAAATTGTGTACGTATCAGCCACTCCGGGTCCTTACGAGATGGAACATTGCCCGGAAATGGTGGAACAAATCATCCGGCCGACCGGTTTGCTGGATCCGACCATCGATGTCCGCCCGATCGAAGGGCAAATTGATGATTTGCTTGCCGAAATTCAAGAAAGAACGAAAAGAAATGAACGAGTGCTTGTGACCACTTTAACAAAGAAAATGGCAGAAGACTTGACGGATTATTTGAAAGAAGTCGGCATAAAAGTGCAATACTTGCATTCGGAAGTAAAGACGTTGGAACGGATTGAAATCGTCCGCGATTTACGACTCGGAAAATTTGATGTACTGGTCGGGATCAATTTATTAAGAGAAGGATTGGACATTCCGGAAGTTTCTCTTGTGGCGATTTTGGATGCCGACAAGGAAGGATTTTTGCGGTCGGAACGCTCTTTAATTCAAACGATTGGCCGCGCCGCTCGAAATGCAAACGGCCACGTCATCATGTATGCCGACCATATTACCGATTCGATGGAAAAAGCCATTTCGGAAACAAAACGACGCCGTGCCATTCAGGAAGCGTACAATAAAGAGCATGGAATTATTCCCAAAACGATTCAAAAAGGCATTCGCGATGTCATTCGGGCTACTTATGCTGCGGAAGAAAAAGAAACGTACGAAAAATCTCCTAAGAAAAAATTATCTGCGGAAGAAAAGAATCGTTTGATTGCCAGTCTCGAAACAGAAATGAAAGAGGCAGCCAAAGCACTAGATTTCGAACGGGCTGCCCAGCTGCGTGATGCGATTTTAGAGTTAAAAGCGGAAGGATGA
- the nagB gene encoding glucosamine-6-phosphate deaminase, with the protein MRVVKVANYEEMSQKAAECIIRQVKEKPDSVLGLATGGTVIGTYQLLAKDHQKNGTSYRQILTVNLDEYIGISPEHEQSYHFYMKKRLFDHVQIPPENTYLPDGQAEDLEEECKRYDERIESLGGIDLQLLGIGVNGHIGFNEPGTPFDSKTHIVELSESTRKANARFFNTLEEVPKKAITMGIETIMKSKKILLLASGLKKAPIIRKLFQEGITEEIPASVLKKHENVVLIADEEALSLVDPVWVETEVEF; encoded by the coding sequence ATGCGAGTCGTAAAAGTAGCCAACTATGAGGAAATGAGCCAAAAAGCCGCGGAATGTATCATTCGCCAAGTGAAAGAAAAACCTGATTCGGTTCTCGGGCTGGCCACGGGTGGAACCGTGATCGGAACGTATCAATTATTGGCAAAAGACCATCAGAAGAACGGAACGAGTTACCGACAGATTTTAACGGTTAATTTGGATGAATATATTGGAATAAGCCCTGAACACGAGCAAAGCTACCATTTTTATATGAAAAAAAGGCTGTTTGATCATGTCCAAATTCCGCCTGAAAACACCTATTTGCCTGATGGACAAGCGGAAGATCTTGAAGAAGAATGCAAAAGGTATGACGAGCGGATCGAAAGTCTTGGCGGCATTGATCTGCAGCTTCTTGGCATCGGTGTGAATGGCCATATCGGTTTTAACGAACCGGGTACGCCTTTTGATTCCAAAACCCATATTGTTGAACTGTCGGAATCGACCCGAAAGGCTAATGCGAGATTTTTCAACACCCTTGAGGAAGTTCCGAAGAAAGCTATTACGATGGGAATAGAAACGATCATGAAGAGTAAGAAGATTTTACTGTTAGCTTCCGGATTGAAAAAAGCGCCTATTATTCGCAAACTTTTTCAGGAGGGAATAACGGAAGAGATTCCTGCTTCTGTTTTAAAAAAACATGAGAATGTGGTGCTGATTGCGGATGAAGAAGCGCTTTCTCTTGTTGATCCTGTATGGGTGGAGACGGAGGTGGAATTTTGA
- a CDS encoding LacI family DNA-binding transcriptional regulator, translated as MTNIRDIAKMAGVSVTTVSRVLNHHPYVSEAKRAAVLEAIKKSHYHRNINAVHLSKGKTNLIGVAVPFLNHPYFGQLIEGIADEAITQNHQLVLFQTNYEPQRELEALKMLKYKQIDALIICSRAGSWEWIEEYQQYGTIVLCEDARKKPISCTFIHHYQCFQAALDFLHQKGHRKIGISIGRTSGTNSHQRLRAYRDFLKNINEPYKKDYVFDHCLVLEDGVDIIERISKMSEPPSALVITSDEVAAGALLQCQQKGISVPEQLAIIGFNNQPISYLMNMTTIDIPLSEMGRSLFRQACDGARISQKEMSYTLVERSTV; from the coding sequence ATGACCAATATTAGAGATATAGCCAAAATGGCGGGTGTTTCCGTCACAACGGTTTCCCGCGTTCTAAACCACCATCCCTATGTAAGCGAAGCAAAAAGGGCTGCCGTGCTCGAAGCCATTAAAAAATCCCATTATCATCGGAATATCAATGCCGTGCATTTAAGCAAAGGCAAGACGAATTTGATTGGAGTGGCTGTTCCGTTTTTGAATCACCCTTACTTCGGGCAGTTGATAGAGGGGATTGCAGATGAGGCGATCACTCAAAATCATCAGCTAGTCTTGTTCCAAACCAATTATGAACCCCAAAGGGAGCTGGAAGCGCTCAAAATGTTGAAATATAAGCAAATTGACGCCCTGATTATTTGTTCGCGGGCGGGAAGCTGGGAATGGATTGAAGAATATCAACAATACGGGACAATCGTTTTATGCGAAGACGCTCGAAAAAAACCTATTTCTTGCACTTTTATTCATCATTATCAATGTTTTCAAGCAGCACTCGATTTTCTGCACCAAAAAGGCCACCGAAAAATTGGCATCAGCATCGGGAGAACTTCCGGAACGAACAGTCACCAAAGACTTCGCGCTTACCGTGATTTTTTAAAAAACATCAACGAACCATATAAAAAGGATTATGTCTTTGACCACTGCCTCGTTCTTGAGGACGGAGTGGATATCATAGAACGCATTTCAAAAATGTCGGAGCCTCCGTCTGCTTTAGTGATCACCAGCGACGAAGTAGCTGCAGGTGCGCTTCTTCAATGCCAACAAAAAGGCATTTCTGTTCCTGAACAATTAGCGATCATCGGTTTTAATAATCAACCCATCTCCTATTTGATGAATATGACTACGATCGACATCCCGCTTTCAGAAATGGGAAGAAGTTTGTTTCGCCAGGCATGCGATGGCGCCCGTATTTCTCAAAAGGAAATGTCTTATACACTCGTTGAACGCTCAACCGTTTAA
- the uvrA gene encoding excinuclease ABC subunit UvrA, with protein MGKDQIIVKGARAHNLKNIDVTIPRDQLVVLTGLSGSGKSSLAFDTIYAEGQRRYVESLSAYARQFLGQMDKPDVDAIEGLSPAISIDQKTTSRNPRSTVGTVTEIYDYLRLLFARIGHPICPNHGIEITSQTIEQMVDRIMEYPERTRLQILAPVVSGKKGTHAKTLENMKKQGYVRLRVDGEMRDVEEDIQLDKNKKHSIEVVVDRIVVKDGIHSRLADSLEAALKLGEGKVIIDVIGQEELLFSEHHACPYCGFSIGELEPRMFSFNSPYGACPTCDGLGSRLKVDVDLVIPDWNLSLRENAIAPWEPTSSQYYPQLLKAVCDHYGIDMDIPVKDIPKPLLDKILYGSDGESIYFRYVTDFGQVKENYIEFEGVIPNVERRYRETTSDYIREQMEKYMAHQKCPTCKGHRLRKEALAVKIGGLHIGEVTQFSIKEAKKFFENLTLTEKEKKIAHLILREISQRLGFLDNVGLDYLTLSRAAGTLSGGEAQRIRLATQIGSRLTGVLYILDEPSIGLHQRDNDRLIETLKEMRDIGNTLIVVEHDEDTMLAADYLIDVGPGAGVHGGEIVSAGTPEEVMKDPNSLTGQYLSGKKFIPLPQERRKPDGRFIEIIGAKENNLKNVKVKFPLGVFIAVTGVSGSGKSTLVNEILYKALAHKLYQAKQKPGQHKEVKGIEHLDKVIEIDQSPIGRTPRSNPATYTGVFDDIRDVFARTTEAKMRGYKKGRFSFNVKGGRCEACRGDGIIKIEMHFLPDVYVPCEVCHGKRYNRETLEVKYKGKNIADVLDMTVEDALEFFENIPKIKRKLQTIADVGLGYIKLGQPATTLSGGEAQRVKLASELHRRSTGRTFYILDEPTTGLHVDDIARLLKVLKRLVENGDTVLVIEHNLDVIKTADYIIDLGPEGGDKGGTIVATGTPEEVAEVEQSYTGKYLKKILKRDQERMKQKIAEHEHATS; from the coding sequence ATGGGAAAAGATCAAATCATTGTTAAAGGAGCACGAGCCCATAATCTGAAAAATATTGACGTTACCATTCCAAGGGATCAATTGGTTGTTTTAACCGGGCTATCGGGTTCTGGAAAATCTTCTTTGGCGTTCGATACGATCTATGCGGAAGGCCAAAGAAGGTATGTTGAATCTTTGTCTGCTTATGCACGCCAGTTTCTCGGACAAATGGACAAGCCGGATGTAGACGCCATCGAGGGGCTGTCGCCGGCCATTTCCATTGATCAAAAAACGACCAGTCGAAATCCCCGCTCTACTGTGGGAACCGTAACCGAAATATACGACTATTTGCGTCTGTTATTTGCCCGTATCGGCCATCCGATTTGCCCTAACCATGGCATCGAAATTACTTCTCAAACGATTGAACAAATGGTGGACCGCATTATGGAATATCCTGAACGGACGAGACTGCAAATCCTTGCTCCAGTGGTATCCGGGAAAAAAGGAACGCATGCCAAAACGCTGGAGAATATGAAGAAACAAGGGTATGTACGTCTTCGCGTCGATGGGGAAATGCGGGATGTGGAGGAAGACATTCAATTAGATAAGAATAAAAAGCATTCGATTGAAGTGGTGGTAGATCGCATTGTCGTGAAAGACGGAATTCACTCCCGTTTGGCCGATTCTTTAGAAGCCGCGCTGAAACTAGGGGAAGGAAAAGTCATTATCGACGTCATCGGACAAGAAGAACTGTTATTCAGTGAACATCATGCATGTCCGTATTGCGGTTTTTCGATCGGCGAATTGGAGCCGCGCATGTTTTCGTTTAACAGTCCATACGGTGCCTGTCCGACTTGCGACGGATTGGGGTCCAGATTAAAAGTGGACGTTGATCTTGTCATTCCGGATTGGAATTTGAGTTTGCGCGAGAACGCGATTGCACCTTGGGAACCTACCAGCTCTCAATATTACCCGCAGCTTTTAAAGGCGGTGTGCGATCATTACGGCATTGATATGGATATACCCGTCAAGGATATACCGAAACCGCTTTTAGACAAAATTTTATATGGATCAGATGGTGAGAGCATTTATTTTCGCTACGTGACCGATTTCGGCCAAGTCAAGGAGAATTATATCGAGTTTGAAGGCGTGATCCCGAACGTTGAGCGCCGTTATCGAGAGACGACATCTGATTATATACGCGAGCAAATGGAAAAATACATGGCTCATCAAAAATGCCCGACTTGCAAAGGGCATCGTTTAAGGAAAGAGGCCTTGGCTGTCAAAATCGGCGGTCTTCATATCGGAGAAGTCACTCAATTTTCCATTAAGGAAGCGAAAAAGTTTTTTGAAAATCTCACATTGACGGAAAAGGAAAAGAAAATTGCCCATTTGATTTTGCGTGAGATCAGCCAGCGACTTGGTTTTCTGGATAATGTTGGCCTCGATTATTTGACGTTAAGCCGTGCGGCCGGAACGCTTTCAGGCGGTGAGGCGCAGCGTATTCGTTTAGCCACTCAGATCGGTTCTCGACTGACGGGAGTTTTATATATATTGGATGAACCATCTATTGGTCTGCATCAGCGTGACAATGATCGATTAATCGAAACGCTGAAAGAAATGCGGGACATAGGCAACACATTAATCGTTGTAGAACATGACGAAGATACGATGTTAGCCGCCGATTATTTAATCGATGTTGGGCCGGGAGCAGGCGTCCATGGAGGAGAGATCGTATCAGCGGGCACGCCTGAGGAAGTGATGAAAGATCCTAACTCGCTTACGGGCCAATATTTATCCGGGAAAAAGTTTATTCCGCTGCCGCAGGAACGGCGAAAACCGGATGGCCGTTTTATTGAAATAATAGGAGCAAAAGAAAACAATTTAAAAAATGTGAAAGTGAAGTTTCCGTTAGGCGTATTTATCGCTGTCACCGGCGTGTCGGGATCCGGAAAAAGCACCCTTGTCAATGAGATTCTTTACAAGGCGCTTGCTCATAAGCTGTACCAAGCAAAACAAAAGCCGGGTCAGCATAAAGAAGTGAAAGGCATTGAACATTTGGATAAAGTGATCGAAATTGACCAATCCCCTATTGGACGCACTCCGCGATCCAATCCGGCCACCTATACAGGCGTTTTTGATGATATACGCGATGTGTTTGCCCGAACAACGGAAGCGAAGATGCGCGGATATAAGAAAGGACGTTTCAGCTTTAATGTGAAAGGCGGACGCTGTGAAGCTTGCCGCGGGGATGGCATTATCAAAATCGAAATGCATTTCCTTCCGGATGTCTATGTTCCTTGCGAAGTTTGCCATGGAAAGAGATACAACAGGGAAACGCTCGAAGTGAAATACAAAGGAAAAAACATTGCAGATGTATTGGATATGACGGTGGAAGATGCGCTTGAATTCTTTGAAAACATTCCGAAAATCAAGCGTAAACTGCAGACGATTGCTGATGTCGGCCTCGGCTATATCAAACTGGGGCAGCCAGCTACCACATTGTCGGGAGGGGAAGCACAGCGTGTCAAGCTGGCCTCCGAATTGCATCGCCGTTCTACCGGAAGAACGTTTTATATTTTGGACGAGCCGACGACAGGATTGCATGTGGATGATATTGCTCGGCTTCTAAAGGTCCTTAAACGGCTGGTGGAAAACGGTGATACGGTGCTTGTAATTGAACATAACCTGGATGTAATCAAAACAGCCGATTATATTATTGACTTAGGACCTGAAGGCGGCGATAAAGGCGGTACGATCGTGGCTACCGGAACGCCTGAAGAAGTGGCTGAGGTGGAACAATCGTATACTGGAAAATATTTAAAGAAAATTTTAAAACGCGACCAGGAGCGTATGAAACAAAAAATAGCTGAACACGAACATGCGACTTCTTAA
- a CDS encoding phage holin family protein has product MRWLLGIVINAVLFVALAGWFQGFHVSGFGAAFVASLILSILNMLVRPILIILTLPITILTLGLFLIVINAMTLLLTDAIMGDAFDVSGFGLALLVVIIMSIFNLVVQRVLFEKD; this is encoded by the coding sequence ATGAGATGGCTGTTAGGCATTGTCATCAATGCGGTTTTATTTGTAGCTTTGGCTGGTTGGTTTCAAGGGTTTCACGTTTCCGGCTTTGGAGCGGCATTTGTGGCCAGCCTCATTCTTTCCATATTGAATATGTTAGTCCGACCGATTTTGATTATTTTGACATTACCGATTACGATCTTGACACTTGGTCTTTTTTTAATTGTGATCAACGCCATGACGCTGTTATTAACCGATGCGATTATGGGAGATGCTTTTGATGTATCCGGTTTTGGTTTGGCGCTCCTTGTTGTCATCATTATGTCCATTTTCAATTTAGTGGTTCAACGGGTACTGTTTGAGAAAGACTAA
- a CDS encoding PspC domain-containing protein, whose amino-acid sequence MKKLFRSRIDRKLAGVLGGIAQMLGVDSTIIRVLFIILLFPTGFFPLAITYLLLMFVMPNEEDVYR is encoded by the coding sequence GTGAAAAAATTATTTCGTTCCCGCATAGACCGCAAGTTGGCGGGAGTGCTTGGCGGAATTGCCCAAATGTTGGGAGTCGACTCCACCATTATTCGGGTTTTGTTTATTATCTTGTTGTTTCCAACAGGCTTTTTTCCATTAGCGATTACTTATTTGCTATTGATGTTTGTCATGCCTAATGAAGAGGATGTTTATAGATGA
- a CDS encoding GntR family transcriptional regulator, giving the protein MNIDKNSPLPIYYQLEKAIKEWIEQKELVPGDVIPSEREFAEMYSISRMTVRQAINHLVNEGYLIRKRGKGTFVAEKEKAKKMRSLISFSEDMKQRGLQPRAKVLEFKVLPAEPLSAKKLHIKEYAPIYKVITVRSADQEPMAFETSYMPVSLMPTLTKEAVEKSLYDYMEKTLMLRIDRASQTLEVAAAKKTVAEMLKIEENDPVLLVKRVSYLEDGRPFEFVNSVYRGDRYQFCTEMIRV; this is encoded by the coding sequence TTGAACATTGATAAAAACTCTCCGCTTCCGATCTATTATCAATTAGAAAAAGCCATTAAAGAATGGATTGAACAAAAAGAACTGGTTCCGGGCGACGTCATTCCGTCGGAAAGGGAGTTTGCGGAAATGTATTCCATTAGCCGAATGACGGTGAGACAAGCGATCAATCATTTGGTGAATGAAGGATATTTAATACGCAAGAGGGGAAAAGGCACGTTTGTGGCAGAAAAAGAAAAGGCAAAAAAGATGAGGAGCTTGATAAGTTTTTCGGAAGATATGAAACAAAGAGGATTGCAGCCGAGAGCAAAAGTGTTAGAATTTAAAGTGTTGCCTGCGGAGCCCCTTTCTGCGAAAAAACTTCATATTAAGGAATATGCCCCGATTTATAAGGTCATAACGGTTCGATCAGCGGATCAGGAGCCAATGGCGTTTGAAACATCCTATATGCCGGTTTCTTTAATGCCGACATTAACGAAGGAAGCAGTCGAAAAATCTTTATATGATTATATGGAAAAAACGTTAATGTTGAGAATAGACAGAGCATCGCAAACGTTAGAGGTGGCTGCAGCGAAAAAAACGGTTGCGGAAATGTTGAAAATAGAAGAAAATGATCCTGTTTTATTAGTCAAAAGGGTCAGCTATTTAGAAGATGGACGTCCCTTTGAGTTTGTGAATTCTGTTTACCGCGGTGATCGTTATCAATTTTGTACAGAGATGATCAGGGTATAG